A genomic stretch from Empedobacter stercoris includes:
- the prmA gene encoding 50S ribosomal protein L11 methyltransferase, translating to MTNYIEYKFKVAVVEPFNEIIIAMISELPFESFVENEEGFDAYMPKTEENIDDVKEVIDSIENIDFSYTRQEIEQQNWNATWEENFTPILVNDQCLIRAEFHETVENIPYEIIIQPKMSFGTGHHSTTHLMVEYILETEFTGKDILDMGCGTSILAILGMKRGANYAECIDIDEWAVENSIENGKRNGVSLDAKMGDNSLLGSKQFDVILANINKNILISQIPSYINVLNENGDLFLSGLMEQDFDDILAFCTENGLKFVSKKQRNEWIALHFKK from the coding sequence ATGACAAATTATATCGAATATAAATTTAAAGTTGCGGTAGTAGAGCCTTTTAATGAAATTATTATTGCAATGATTTCTGAATTACCTTTTGAAAGTTTTGTTGAAAACGAGGAAGGTTTTGATGCTTACATGCCAAAAACAGAAGAAAATATTGATGATGTAAAAGAAGTAATCGATTCTATAGAGAACATTGATTTTTCCTATACGCGTCAAGAAATCGAACAACAAAATTGGAATGCAACGTGGGAAGAAAATTTCACACCAATTTTAGTAAATGATCAATGTTTAATTCGTGCCGAATTCCACGAAACAGTAGAAAATATTCCGTACGAAATTATCATTCAACCAAAAATGTCGTTTGGAACAGGGCACCATTCTACAACACATTTGATGGTAGAATATATCTTGGAAACTGAATTTACAGGAAAAGATATTTTGGACATGGGCTGTGGAACTTCTATTCTTGCAATTTTAGGAATGAAGCGTGGTGCAAACTATGCAGAATGCATTGATATTGATGAATGGGCTGTTGAAAACTCTATCGAAAATGGAAAACGAAATGGTGTAAGTTTGGATGCCAAAATGGGAGATAATTCATTGTTGGGAAGCAAACAATTTGACGTTATTTTAGCCAATATCAACAAAAATATTTTAATCAGCCAAATTCCTTCTTATATTAATGTATTGAACGAAAATGGTGATTTATTCTTAAGTGGTTTAATGGAACAAGATTTTGATGACATCTTGGCTTTCTGTACCGAAAATGGTTTAAAATTTGTATCTAAAAAACAACGAAATGAGTGGATTGCACTGCATTTCAAAAAATAA
- a CDS encoding GatB/YqeY domain-containing protein codes for MNLETQIMAQLKEAMKAKNTVALEALRAVKSELLLAKTSGANGELSEDQEIALLQKLVKQRKEAAEQFEVNGRAELAEKELAQAEVIQQFLPAQLSDEELTAAITEIVAEVGATSPKDMGKVMGAASSKLAGKAEGKLISAKVKDILASL; via the coding sequence ATGAATTTAGAAACTCAAATAATGGCACAGTTAAAAGAAGCGATGAAAGCTAAAAATACTGTTGCTTTAGAAGCTTTAAGAGCTGTAAAATCTGAATTATTATTAGCAAAAACATCAGGTGCTAACGGAGAATTATCAGAAGATCAAGAAATTGCTTTATTACAAAAATTAGTAAAACAACGTAAAGAAGCTGCTGAACAATTCGAAGTAAATGGACGTGCAGAATTAGCTGAAAAAGAATTGGCACAAGCAGAAGTTATTCAACAATTTTTACCTGCTCAATTATCAGACGAAGAATTAACAGCTGCAATTACAGAAATTGTTGCAGAGGTTGGCGCTACTTCTCCAAAAGATATGGGAAAAGTAATGGGAGCTGCTTCATCTAAATTAGCTGGTAAAGCGGAAGGAAAATTAATTTCAGCTAAAGTAAAAGACATTTTAGCTAGTTTATAA
- a CDS encoding branched-chain amino acid aminotransferase encodes MIIEKIAESKFNDSVFDSTVFGKEFTDHMLIAHYKDGKWDEPKIVPYGPISMTPAAMSFHYGQTIFEGMKAYKNDEEEVFIFRPEKNFERFNLSAARLNMPQIPKEIFIDGLKTIIDLDRQWVPKDYGTSLYIRPVMFATEEAVSARASNEFIFAILLAYAPNYYDKPLSVKIADYYSRSAQGGVGFAKCGGNYAGSFFPTSEAQKDGYDQVIWTDSIEHKYIEEAGTMNVMVRIGNKILTAPTSERILNGVTRDSVLTLAKDNGYEVEVRPVEVRELYDAYKSGELKEVFGCGTAVVITQYDAVGFGEERAQLPTLAEEDSFALQLKKKLKDIQYGLANDPYGWRIKIEKQA; translated from the coding sequence ATGATTATAGAAAAAATTGCTGAATCTAAATTCAATGATTCAGTTTTCGACTCTACTGTTTTTGGTAAAGAGTTTACAGACCATATGTTAATCGCGCACTACAAAGATGGTAAGTGGGATGAGCCTAAAATTGTACCTTATGGTCCAATTTCGATGACTCCAGCAGCGATGTCTTTCCATTATGGACAAACAATTTTTGAAGGAATGAAAGCTTACAAGAATGATGAAGAAGAAGTGTTTATCTTCCGTCCTGAGAAAAATTTTGAGCGTTTTAATCTTTCTGCTGCTCGTCTTAATATGCCTCAAATTCCAAAAGAAATTTTTATTGATGGTTTAAAAACTATTATTGATTTAGATCGTCAATGGGTACCAAAAGATTACGGAACGTCTTTATACATTCGTCCTGTAATGTTTGCGACAGAAGAAGCGGTTTCTGCAAGAGCATCTAATGAATTCATCTTTGCTATTTTATTGGCTTATGCTCCTAATTATTACGACAAACCTTTATCAGTTAAAATTGCTGATTACTACAGCCGTTCTGCCCAAGGAGGTGTTGGTTTTGCAAAATGTGGTGGAAATTATGCGGGATCTTTCTTCCCAACTTCAGAAGCACAAAAAGATGGATATGATCAGGTAATTTGGACAGATTCTATCGAGCATAAATACATCGAAGAAGCAGGAACAATGAATGTAATGGTACGTATCGGAAACAAAATTTTAACTGCGCCAACTTCAGAGCGTATTTTGAATGGTGTAACGCGTGATTCAGTTTTGACGTTAGCTAAAGATAATGGATATGAAGTTGAAGTACGCCCTGTCGAAGTACGAGAGTTATATGATGCATACAAATCCGGAGAATTAAAAGAAGTATTTGGTTGTGGAACTGCTGTTGTTATTACGCAGTATGATGCAGTAGGATTTGGAGAAGAGCGTGCGCAATTACCTACTTTAGCGGAAGAAGATTCTTTTGCTTTACAATTGAAAAAGAAATTAAAAGATATTCAGTACGGATTAGCGAATGATCCTTACGGATGGAGAATTAAAATAGAAAAACAAGCTTAA
- a CDS encoding RNA polymerase sigma factor, with translation MDQDISTFIRDKKLEEAFKLIVKEYHQKVYWQIRRMVLIHEDADDVSQNVFIKVYQNLDSFKNESKFSTWIFRIAYNETINFIHKNAKERNVSYDDYSMNVANNLSSDVYFTGDEIQQKLQEAIASLPEKQRTVFLMKYYEELKYEQISEILGTSVGALKASYYHAVTKIKEFLELED, from the coding sequence TTGGATCAGGACATATCAACTTTTATACGAGATAAAAAATTAGAAGAAGCTTTTAAATTAATTGTGAAAGAATATCACCAGAAGGTTTATTGGCAGATACGTCGCATGGTTTTGATTCATGAAGATGCGGACGATGTGTCGCAGAATGTATTTATAAAGGTTTATCAAAACTTGGATTCTTTTAAAAATGAGTCAAAATTTTCGACATGGATTTTTAGAATTGCGTATAATGAAACCATAAATTTTATTCATAAAAATGCAAAAGAAAGAAATGTTTCGTACGATGATTATTCGATGAATGTCGCCAATAATTTGTCTTCTGATGTATATTTTACAGGTGATGAAATTCAACAAAAGTTACAAGAAGCAATTGCAAGTTTGCCAGAAAAACAACGTACAGTTTTTTTGATGAAATATTACGAAGAATTGAAGTATGAACAAATTTCTGAAATCTTAGGAACATCGGTAGGAGCACTCAAAGCATCCTATTACCATGCAGTGACAAAGATTAAAGAATTTTTAGAACTTGAAGATTAA
- the mnmD gene encoding tRNA (5-methylaminomethyl-2-thiouridine)(34)-methyltransferase MnmD — translation MKRIIQETEDGSKTIYIEDWDESYHSKHGAVQEAFHVFIQNGLHHFKETKDFIKILEIGLGTGLNSFITLIEAEKNKISVQYVGIEKFPVSKEEFELVNYFENVFKLYPELEDRKTEFLEYYQLLFDSNWEKWHKISPYFEFKKVEEDFFNLKNIQEKNVDLVYFDAFGSRVQPELWEKELLEIVDSVTKNSAIFTTYAAKGSIKRGLKDLGYIVQKRPGPPGKREMMVGLKNFSITK, via the coding sequence ATGAAAAGAATTATTCAAGAAACTGAAGACGGTTCAAAAACCATCTATATTGAAGATTGGGATGAATCTTATCATTCCAAACATGGCGCTGTACAAGAGGCTTTTCATGTATTTATTCAAAATGGATTACATCATTTTAAAGAAACAAAAGATTTTATTAAAATTTTAGAAATTGGATTAGGAACGGGATTAAATTCGTTTATCACTTTAATAGAAGCAGAGAAAAATAAAATTTCTGTGCAATATGTTGGAATCGAAAAGTTTCCGGTTTCTAAGGAGGAATTTGAGTTGGTTAATTATTTTGAAAATGTGTTTAAACTTTATCCTGAATTAGAAGATCGTAAAACAGAGTTTTTAGAATATTATCAGCTATTATTTGATTCTAATTGGGAAAAATGGCACAAGATTTCACCTTATTTTGAATTCAAAAAAGTGGAAGAAGATTTTTTCAATCTCAAAAATATTCAAGAAAAAAACGTCGATTTAGTTTATTTCGATGCTTTTGGTTCGCGTGTTCAACCCGAATTATGGGAAAAAGAATTATTAGAAATCGTAGATTCTGTCACTAAAAACTCTGCTATTTTCACTACTTATGCTGCAAAAGGGAGTATTAAAAGAGGGTTAAAAGATTTGGGTTATATCGTGCAAAAACGTCCAGGACCTCCTGGAAAACGGGAAATGATGGTTGGTCTAAAGAACTTTTCTATTACGAAATAA
- the ftsA gene encoding cell division protein FtsA has product MENNSKIAVGLDIGTTKIVALVGRKNENGKIEILGHGQAKSLGVHRGVVNNITQTINSIKEAIDKAERSSGVKITDVTVGIAGQHIRSLQHSDYITRTNSEDVIDDNDLKLLTNQVYKLVMLPGEEIIHVLPQEFKVDNEGEIREPIGMYGSRLEANFHVVVGQVSSIRNIARCVKAAGLRLASITLEPIASSSAALSEEEKEAGVALIDIGGGTTDIAIFKDSIIRHTSVIPFGGNVITEDIKVGCSIIGKQAEALKEKFGSAWPGENKETEIVSIPGLKGREAKEISLKRLSQIIHARVQEILEQVYLELKNYGCEDQNKKLIAGIVLTGGGSKLKHIRQLTEYVTGMDVRIGYSNEHIVGAKAEEISGPEYATSVGLLMKGLEELAANYQHEIYEKPVIDNLNNQEELEIGGYSSQSKSTNVATDVENVKIPKREEVVDEFLDQEIGDKKETKSKPEKKNFFSKWTDKFIQMINETE; this is encoded by the coding sequence ATGGAGAACAATAGTAAGATTGCAGTTGGCTTAGACATAGGAACTACAAAAATTGTAGCACTTGTCGGACGAAAAAATGAAAACGGAAAAATTGAAATTCTTGGACACGGACAAGCAAAAAGTTTGGGTGTACACAGAGGAGTCGTGAATAATATTACGCAAACTATCAATTCGATAAAAGAAGCAATTGATAAGGCAGAAAGGTCTTCAGGTGTCAAGATTACTGATGTAACCGTTGGTATTGCAGGACAACATATTCGTAGTTTACAACATAGCGATTACATTACACGTACCAATTCAGAAGATGTGATAGATGATAATGATTTAAAATTATTAACAAATCAGGTCTATAAATTGGTGATGTTACCAGGAGAAGAAATTATCCATGTTCTTCCGCAAGAATTTAAGGTTGATAACGAAGGAGAAATTCGAGAACCAATCGGTATGTACGGAAGTCGTTTAGAAGCCAATTTCCATGTGGTTGTAGGACAAGTTTCTTCTATCCGAAATATTGCACGTTGTGTAAAAGCCGCAGGTTTACGCTTGGCAAGTATCACTTTAGAGCCTATTGCATCTTCAAGTGCAGCACTTAGCGAAGAGGAAAAAGAAGCAGGTGTAGCATTGATTGACATAGGTGGTGGTACAACAGATATTGCAATTTTTAAAGATAGTATCATTCGTCACACATCGGTTATTCCATTCGGTGGAAATGTGATTACAGAAGACATTAAAGTTGGATGCTCTATTATCGGTAAACAAGCCGAAGCTTTAAAAGAAAAATTTGGCTCTGCTTGGCCAGGTGAAAATAAAGAAACAGAAATTGTCTCGATTCCTGGATTAAAAGGCCGCGAAGCAAAAGAAATATCATTAAAAAGATTGTCACAAATTATCCATGCACGCGTGCAGGAAATTTTAGAACAAGTTTATTTAGAATTGAAAAACTACGGTTGCGAAGATCAAAACAAAAAATTGATTGCAGGAATCGTTTTAACAGGTGGGGGGTCAAAATTAAAACACATTCGTCAATTAACAGAATATGTTACAGGTATGGATGTGAGAATTGGATACTCCAACGAGCATATTGTAGGTGCTAAAGCAGAAGAAATCAGCGGTCCTGAATATGCAACATCTGTTGGATTATTGATGAAAGGGTTAGAAGAGTTAGCGGCAAATTATCAGCACGAAATTTATGAAAAACCAGTAATTGATAACCTAAACAATCAAGAAGAACTAGAAATAGGTGGATATTCCTCACAATCAAAATCAACAAATGTTGCTACTGATGTTGAAAATGTAAAAATACCAAAAAGGGAAGAAGTTGTTGATGAATTCTTGGATCAAGAAATTGGAGATAAGAAAGAAACTAAATCTAAACCAGAAAAGAAGAATTTCTTTTCGAAATGGACGGATAAATTTATCCAAATGATTAACGAAACCGAATAA
- a CDS encoding ATP-dependent Clp protease adaptor ClpS, with product MIKYATQPLWETEKDSAVDVLEQESHKYQIIVYNDDVNTFDWVIESLIDVCEHTPEQAEQCSILIHYKGKCEVLTGELEDLKPRCTELLNRGLSAEII from the coding sequence ATGATAAAATACGCAACGCAACCTCTATGGGAAACGGAAAAAGATTCGGCTGTTGATGTATTGGAGCAAGAATCGCACAAGTATCAAATTATCGTTTACAATGATGATGTGAATACATTTGATTGGGTAATCGAATCGTTAATTGATGTTTGTGAACATACACCAGAACAAGCAGAACAATGTTCGATTTTAATTCATTACAAAGGTAAATGCGAAGTATTGACTGGTGAATTAGAAGATTTAAAACCTCGATGCACAGAGTTATTGAACCGAGGTTTGAGCGCAGAAATTATTTAA
- a CDS encoding cell division protein FtsQ/DivIB, with protein MKIIQVIFGVILLIGLISFTVIKNASRTVEKIDVAFVQPVENYFINDESIKDIINKDGKDIMKQTLREVNVKDIEQKINKSPFVDSVQVSKNINGHLRLDIKANTAVARVKTLTNEFYLTTKGEKMPLSKLSSADVILVSGDVKPNEYEDLSKFVQALKADELLKNHIIAIQKVGQRSFNLIVNSGNYYIELGTLNNFEQKLHNLKLYYYQYIDFIGTEDYEKLSLKFVNQVVATKRIKNGEQ; from the coding sequence TTGAAAATCATACAAGTGATTTTTGGAGTTATCTTGCTAATCGGTTTGATTAGTTTTACGGTAATTAAGAATGCTTCGCGTACTGTGGAAAAAATTGATGTGGCATTTGTTCAGCCCGTTGAAAATTATTTTATCAATGACGAATCGATAAAAGATATAATCAACAAAGATGGAAAAGACATTATGAAACAAACCTTGAGAGAGGTAAATGTAAAAGATATCGAACAAAAAATAAATAAGAGTCCCTTTGTAGATTCTGTACAAGTGAGTAAAAACATTAATGGACATTTACGACTTGATATAAAAGCAAATACAGCAGTTGCTCGAGTGAAAACGCTGACAAATGAGTTTTATTTGACAACCAAAGGCGAAAAAATGCCTTTATCTAAATTAAGTTCAGCGGATGTAATTTTGGTTTCTGGTGATGTAAAACCGAATGAGTATGAGGATTTGAGTAAATTTGTTCAAGCTTTGAAAGCAGATGAATTATTAAAAAATCACATCATAGCCATTCAGAAAGTAGGACAACGTTCATTTAATTTAATTGTAAATAGTGGAAACTATTATATAGAATTAGGTACTTTAAATAATTTTGAACAAAAGTTACATAATCTGAAATTGTACTATTATCAATACATCGATTTTATAGGAACAGAAGATTATGAAAAATTGAGCTTGAAATTTGTAAACCAAGTTGTAGCAACCAAACGAATAAAAAATGGAGAACAATAG
- the murC gene encoding UDP-N-acetylmuramate--L-alanine ligase → MNILDKTYYYFIGAGGIGMSALERFFKSIGKEVAGYDKTQTELTTELITEGIDIHFEDNIELIPAGIKPENTLVIYTPAVPKDHSELNYFLVNDFKVMKRSEVLGEITKHTYNIGVAGTHGKTTTSSILGHILKVADVESTAFLGGIAENYDSNIILNGSKYTVAEADEFDRSFLRLSPKLAIITSDDPDHLDIYGEREEVKKSFQEFAAIVEEKLFVRKGLNFENAFTYGVEEDADYNAHNVRIIDGHYVFDVTTPHGEMQNIGILLPGHHNMENALAALAVAEYLGISLDKIKEALASFVGVKRRFNRFEANGKIYIDDYAHHPTELNAAIRSVRELYPGKKVLGVFQPHLFTRTRDFADEFGASLSQLDSLILLDIYPARELPIEGVSSNWLLEKVELQEKIVSSLEDSLANIKKRDFDVLLTVGAGNIDTIVKPIKEWLSEA, encoded by the coding sequence ATGAATATTTTAGATAAAACATATTATTATTTCATCGGTGCAGGAGGAATCGGAATGAGTGCGTTGGAACGTTTCTTCAAATCAATCGGAAAAGAAGTTGCAGGTTATGACAAAACACAAACCGAACTGACAACTGAATTGATTACTGAAGGAATTGATATTCATTTCGAAGATAATATCGAGTTAATTCCGGCAGGAATTAAACCAGAAAATACATTGGTGATTTATACACCAGCAGTACCAAAAGATCATTCTGAACTAAATTATTTTTTAGTGAATGATTTTAAAGTCATGAAACGTTCTGAAGTGTTAGGTGAAATTACCAAACATACCTACAATATTGGCGTTGCGGGAACGCACGGGAAAACAACAACTTCGTCTATTTTAGGGCATATCCTAAAAGTAGCAGATGTAGAAAGTACAGCATTTTTAGGTGGTATTGCAGAAAATTACGATTCAAATATCATTCTAAATGGCTCTAAATATACGGTTGCTGAAGCCGATGAATTTGACCGTTCTTTTTTACGCCTTTCTCCGAAATTAGCCATTATTACAAGTGATGATCCTGATCATTTGGATATTTATGGAGAGCGTGAAGAAGTAAAAAAATCATTTCAAGAATTTGCAGCAATTGTAGAAGAAAAACTATTTGTTCGCAAAGGTTTAAATTTTGAAAATGCTTTTACTTACGGAGTTGAAGAAGATGCTGATTATAATGCGCATAATGTAAGAATTATTGACGGGCATTATGTTTTTGATGTAACGACTCCTCATGGAGAAATGCAAAACATCGGAATTTTATTGCCAGGTCATCATAATATGGAAAATGCTCTTGCAGCATTAGCTGTAGCAGAATATTTAGGGATTTCTCTTGATAAAATAAAAGAAGCTTTAGCAAGCTTTGTGGGAGTGAAAAGACGCTTTAATCGTTTCGAAGCAAATGGAAAAATTTATATCGACGATTATGCACATCATCCAACAGAATTGAATGCTGCAATTCGTTCAGTTCGTGAATTATATCCGGGTAAAAAAGTGTTAGGAGTATTTCAACCTCATTTATTTACACGAACACGTGATTTTGCTGATGAGTTTGGAGCAAGTTTAAGCCAATTAGATAGCCTTATTTTATTAGATATTTATCCGGCAAGAGAGCTTCCAATCGAAGGTGTATCATCAAATTGGTTGTTAGAAAAGGTAGAATTACAAGAAAAAATAGTATCTTCATTAGAAGATAGTTTAGCGAACATCAAAAAACGAGATTTTGATGTGTTATTAACTGTAGGAGCAGGAAATATTGATACAATTGTTAAACCAATAAAAGAATGGTTAAGTGAAGCATAA
- the ftsZ gene encoding cell division protein FtsZ, whose product MLSGDIVFNLPKSRSQAIKVIGVGGGGSNAVNYMFEQGIAGVEFVICNTDSQALANSPVPTRIQLGQAITEGLGAGANPEVGEQSAIESMDDVKAVLDEGTKMVFITAGMGGGTGTGAAPVIAGIAKEMDILTVGIVTAPFFFEGRMRLEQAEKGIEKLRQNVDSLIVINNDKLRELYGNLGFKNGFSKADEVLTTAAKGIAEVITQHYAMNIDLRDARTVLKNSGTAIMGSAQGSGENKAKDAISSALDSPLLNNNKITGARNVLLLILSGNNEITMDEIGVINDYIQQEAGNSANIIMGIGEDLDLGDSISVTVVATGFPTEDQAYTGKEEQKIIHTLEEEQPINKTLSVEQPFVNRVKPMTLDFGRSNASQQSLQQNKKPETPQNNYRNVDVNQSFQQQTYHNTTAESFEENNSPKRYVLDDVEDEPVQEKRSYDDFEPRLKSDFNRTQESSNNANNNQTYNSYTNPVASEQSNYPQNNYAGYQAPQNNGYGNVELIQSNVSQTEHVQVAVDPFNQPIEQSNDPELNSMIEERRNRLKQFNFKFNNTMTNSQVDEYEAIPAYKRQGLNLSDRNDNQSSDFSVGTNRNNETQIRPNNFLHDNVD is encoded by the coding sequence ATGTTATCAGGAGATATTGTGTTCAATTTACCAAAGAGCCGATCTCAAGCTATCAAAGTAATCGGAGTAGGTGGTGGAGGTAGTAACGCCGTAAACTACATGTTTGAACAAGGAATCGCGGGAGTAGAGTTTGTGATCTGTAACACAGATTCTCAGGCTTTAGCTAACAGTCCAGTTCCAACAAGAATTCAATTAGGACAAGCAATAACTGAAGGTTTAGGTGCTGGTGCAAATCCTGAGGTAGGAGAGCAATCTGCTATCGAGAGTATGGATGATGTGAAAGCTGTCTTAGACGAAGGAACTAAAATGGTTTTTATTACTGCTGGAATGGGTGGTGGTACAGGAACCGGAGCAGCGCCAGTAATTGCTGGTATTGCAAAAGAAATGGATATCTTGACTGTAGGTATTGTAACAGCGCCATTCTTTTTCGAAGGAAGAATGAGGTTGGAACAAGCTGAAAAAGGTATCGAAAAATTAAGACAAAACGTAGATTCATTAATTGTAATCAATAATGATAAATTACGTGAGTTATACGGAAACTTAGGTTTTAAAAATGGTTTCTCTAAAGCTGATGAAGTTTTAACAACAGCGGCAAAAGGGATTGCAGAAGTTATTACACAACACTACGCAATGAACATCGATTTACGTGATGCACGTACAGTTCTTAAAAACTCTGGTACAGCAATCATGGGATCTGCACAAGGTTCTGGTGAAAACAAAGCAAAAGACGCAATTTCTTCTGCTTTAGACTCTCCATTGTTGAATAATAACAAAATTACAGGAGCACGAAATGTGTTGTTATTAATTTTATCTGGTAATAATGAAATTACAATGGACGAAATTGGAGTAATCAATGATTACATTCAACAAGAAGCAGGTAATAGCGCAAATATCATCATGGGTATTGGCGAAGATTTAGATTTAGGCGATTCTATCTCTGTAACTGTTGTTGCAACTGGTTTTCCTACAGAAGATCAGGCATATACAGGAAAAGAAGAACAAAAAATTATTCACACTTTAGAGGAAGAACAACCGATCAATAAGACGTTATCTGTAGAACAACCTTTTGTAAATCGAGTAAAACCGATGACGTTAGACTTTGGTCGTTCTAATGCTTCTCAACAATCGCTACAACAAAATAAAAAGCCAGAAACGCCTCAAAACAACTATCGTAATGTAGATGTTAATCAAAGTTTTCAACAACAAACTTATCACAATACTACAGCTGAATCTTTTGAAGAAAATAACTCTCCAAAACGATATGTTTTAGATGATGTTGAGGATGAGCCAGTACAAGAAAAACGTTCTTACGACGACTTTGAACCACGTTTGAAATCTGATTTTAATCGTACGCAAGAGTCATCGAATAATGCAAATAATAATCAAACATATAATTCATATACAAATCCTGTAGCTTCAGAACAATCTAATTATCCTCAAAATAATTATGCTGGGTACCAAGCTCCTCAAAATAATGGATATGGAAATGTAGAACTGATTCAATCAAATGTATCGCAAACAGAACATGTTCAAGTTGCTGTAGATCCATTTAATCAACCAATCGAACAGTCTAATGACCCTGAATTGAATAGCATGATTGAAGAGAGAAGAAATCGTTTGAAACAATTTAATTTTAAATTCAACAACACGATGACAAATTCTCAAGTAGACGAATACGAAGCAATTCCTGCTTACAAGCGTCAGGGATTGAATTTATCTGATCGTAATGATAATCAATCTTCTGATTTTTCTGTAGGAACTAATCGTAACAACGAAACGCAAATTCGTCCAAACAATTTTCTACACGATAACGTAGATTAA
- a CDS encoding septal ring lytic transglycosylase RlpA family protein, with amino-acid sequence MTKSITAFIAMLMIFPIANADGKIFKESGINEAIIVPASEKRFSNDVDNDTIKQDTLSIEDEKLVGELIESSARKISTGVVSWYGDKFHGRKTASGEKYDKHELTAAHKSLPFGTKVKVTNIRNGKSVVVEINDRGPYAKSRVLDLSQAAFSEIGHTNTGVMKVEYEIIKSED; translated from the coding sequence ATGACGAAAAGCATTACAGCGTTTATAGCAATGTTAATGATTTTTCCAATAGCAAATGCTGATGGTAAAATTTTTAAGGAATCGGGTATTAATGAGGCAATTATTGTACCAGCTTCTGAGAAAAGATTTAGTAATGATGTTGATAATGATACCATCAAACAAGATACATTATCAATTGAAGATGAAAAGTTGGTTGGAGAACTTATCGAGAGTAGTGCTCGAAAAATCTCGACAGGAGTTGTTTCTTGGTATGGAGACAAATTCCACGGACGCAAGACAGCTAGTGGTGAAAAGTATGACAAACACGAACTTACAGCTGCCCATAAGTCTTTACCATTTGGTACGAAAGTAAAAGTTACGAATATCAGAAATGGTAAATCTGTGGTTGTAGAAATCAACGACAGAGGTCCATACGCTAAATCTAGAGTTTTAGACTTAAGTCAAGCTGCATTCAGCGAAATCGGTCACACCAATACAGGAGTGATGAAAGTTGAATATGAAATTATCAAAAGCGAAGACTAA